In Numenius arquata unplaced genomic scaffold, bNumArq3.hap1.1 HAP1_SCAFFOLD_51, whole genome shotgun sequence, the following proteins share a genomic window:
- the LOC141478706 gene encoding uncharacterized protein codes for MFVRNQFLGFWKSHYNVLSVSLYSIILIVVEEIMEIEFKCPQKVSLKHWYVVSYFFFPAFIVFFLTLTSNPSFMTCICCAWKCSCCRTIKIMFRILLPPLIWCVILLCDGRYIDCVASRSQGNRDQNANQSSAAELPSEASTIWQIAGMGILALVSLLYGLYRIFHFCSCCKDEEEHWKDKMESLLEEEVRKHIEEKKKERAERIMQEKVKPSLQQDNANFWENIDFRNTMKKIKETVECVVRETWGRQEADKQSVPLTSRTEQTSETST; via the exons ATGTTTGTCAGAAATCAATTCTTGGGTTTTTGGAAAAGTCATTATAATGTCTTGTCTGTTTCACTTTATTCCATAATTCTGATTGTAGTTGAAGAAATAATGGAGATTGAATTTAAATGTCCTCAGAAGGTGTCATTAAAGCATTGGTACGTTGTTTcctactttttctttccagcGTTCATTGTATTTTTCCTGACCTTGACCTCCAATCCTTCATTCATGACCTGCATTTGCTGCGCTTGGAAATGCTCGTGCTGCCGGACGATTAAGATAATGTTTAGGATACTTCTGCCTCCTCTGATCTGGTGTGTGATCCTGCTGTGCGATGGCAGATACATAGACTGTGTGGCTTCAAGAAGCCAAGGAAACAGAGATcaaaatgcaaaccaaagcaGTGCAGCAGAATTACCCAGTGAAGCCTCCACAATATGGCAG aTTGCAGGGATGGGTATTCTTGCTCTTGTCAGCTTGCTTTATGGCCTGTACCGCATTTTCCACTTCTGCTCCTGCTGTAAAGATGAGGAAGAACATTGGAAAGACAAGATGGAGAGTTTATTAGAGGAAGAAGTAAGGAAACAcattgaagaaaagaagaaagagcgtGCAGAGCGGATAATGCAAGAGAAAGTGAAACCTTCTCTCCAGCAAGATAATGCTAATTTCTGGGAAAACATAGATTtcagaaacacaatgaaaaaaataaaggaaactgtAGAGTGTGTTGTTAGAGAGACGTGGGGGAGACAAGAAGCAGATAAACAAAGTGTGCCTCTCACCTCCAGAACAGAACAGACTTCAGAAACCAGCACTTAG